A region from the Lolium perenne isolate Kyuss_39 chromosome 4, Kyuss_2.0, whole genome shotgun sequence genome encodes:
- the LOC127348362 gene encoding zinc finger A20 and AN1 domain-containing stress-associated protein 6-like, which translates to MANHASATAQKRKCPEHVVSAGADTKTAAKSIFIASDSSTAPPAKRAKMITAGSSSDAAAATGAVDTSLPSVKQQATSANRCATCRKKVGLLGFWCRCDGTFCSVHRYSDKHECGFDYKSAGREQIAKHNPIVVADKLARRI; encoded by the coding sequence ATGGCGAATCACGCGTCGGCGACCGCGCAGAAGCGCAAGTGCCCGGAGCACGTCGTCTCCGCCGGTGCCGACACCAAGACCGCCGCGAAGAGCATCTTCATCGCCTCTGACTCTTCCACCGCGCCACCGGCGAAGAGGGCCAAGATGATCACTGCCGGGTCGTCTTCTGACGCTGCGGCTGCCACTGGCGCAGTTGACACCTCTCTGCCGTCGGTGAAGCAGCAGGCCACGTCGGCGAACCGGTGCGCGACGTGCCGCAAGAAGGTGGGGCTGCTGGGCTTCTGGTGCCGTTGCGATGGGACGTTCTGCAGCGTGCATCGCTACTCCGACAAGCATGAGTGCGGGTTCGACTACAAGAGCGCCGGACGGGAGCAGATCGCCAAGCACAATCCCATCGTGGTCGCTGACAAGCTAGCCCGAAGGATCTGA